The genome window TGTTTACTTTATATGTGCAGTTGATTCTGCTAAAAAATAAAATATTTGTCTAGTACGAAAAAATAGTTGTGGTAATGTTTTTGTGATATTAAATGCTGTTTATTTTATTAAAATGGATTTTTATAAAATGAAATGAGCTATTTTTCTGTTTTAAAATATTTTTGACCAAATTTTATAAATTAAGAAGCATTTAATCTTTTTTGTGAAAAAAAGTAAAATACATGGAAATAGGTAGGAATAAGGGCAGAATAGTGTGAGGTTTATCACACTATTTTTACATAGCATTAATCAATATTAGCAGTATCTTTGGAAAATGGTGTTTCAGGCGATTTATTTGCGATCAGGTCTTCCACTTCGGTTGCGAGTTTAGCAATGGCCTTTCGGTAAGTAATTTCTAACGTTTCGGTACTGGTTGCAATTACACCTTGATCAATTAAGAAACCGTCATTCACGTCATAAACCCAACCGTGAATAGAGAGCTTTTTGCCTCGTTTCCATGCGGCTGTCACAATAGAGCTACGTCCTAAGTTATAAACCTGTTCTGCAACATTTAAACGAGTCAGCATATTGGCACGCTGTTCAGAAGGGAGATTGCCCAGTAAATAACTATGTTTAAACCAAAGATCACGAATATGTAATAACCAGTTACTGATAAGACCATTATCTTCTACTGTTCCTATCGCGACCTGAATACCACCACAGTTAGTATGTCCACAGATAATAATATGTTCTATCTCTAATACATCTACTGCATATTGCACGACAGAAAGACAATTTAGATCAGTATGAATAACTAAATTTGCTACATTTCGATGAACAAACAGTTCTCCGGGACCTAGTCCGGTTAATTTTTCAGCAGGTACACGGCTGTCTGAACAACCAATCCACAAATAAGTCGGTTTCTGATGCTCAGCAAGTTGTTTAAAGTAATCCGATTGCTCGTCTTTCATACGTGTTGCCCAAGCATGATTGTTGGCAAACAATCTTTCTATCTGTTTCATCTATCTAACCTTGTTAAAATTTTGTTAATAAAATTGGTTGTATTCTAGCATAAAATAGAAAAGCGGTCGAATTTGCTAATATTTTCACAAATTCGACCGCTTAAATAACTTTATCTATGAATAGCTATAAATTATTCAACTAACGAAATTTTCGTTGCTGATGCACCGCGTTCTCCGTTAACAAGTTCAAATTGTACTTTTTGTCCGACTTTGAGGGAACGATAACCCTCACTTTGAATTTCAGAAAAATGGGCAAAAATATCGCCTTCAACAGCTTCACAGGTAATAAAACCGAAACCTTTTACATTATTGAACCATTTCACGGTGCCAATTTCCATAATCATCACTCTCCTACATAGTAACTATTTATATTACATGATGGATTTTAGTCATAAATAGAATAAGAACAATCGGAAATATTTAAAAATTGGAGCAAGATCACAAAATTTTTTAGAAAACGGAAGTTTCTAAACGCAGTTCGCCTTTTTCTACCACAATGGCTTTACCAAATTTTTTTACTAATGCTTCTTTCGCTTTATTCTCATCTAAAGTATAGACTGGGGTATGGTTGAGCAGATTAGTTAAACCATCCATTAAAACGGGTAAGAACACCTGTAATTCATCTTGATATTTAGCTGGTGTTGCAGTGTAACTTAATAAACGAATGTCTTTCAGATATAACGTACCTTTTTCTGCATCATAATAGGGCATTGTATCCATATTAAGTGCAATTCTAGCATCATATTTTTTGCCTTTTGCTTGCAATATACCTTCAATTACGCCGGAAACTGCGACTTTTTTCTTATCAGTTTGCCCAATTTCAGTAGAGAGATTATAGAGGTGATAATCTAGCTGAAATAGACCTGGAATACCGACTTTATCTTTTAATGGAATTTTTTCTGCTAAACGTGTTTCAAGATATTGGTTAATTTCTTGTTGGCTAATACTAAATGCGTGTACGTTAGTAATAAGTGAGCAGAGTAGGATTGCACCACTGATAAGAAATCTAAACACAGTTTTCATAATATCCTCATATTATTAGCTTATTCTAGTTTTATGGCTCTAAAAAGAGTAGAATACTCTCCTTTTAATTTTATTCGGGACTATATCAATTCCGTTTAACGAAGGAAACAAAATGATTAAAAAATTTATCATTTGCCTCGGTGTTTTGGCTCTTGCCGGTTGTACTTTTGGCGGTAGTGCAAGTGTTGGCGGTGGCTCAAATGGTGTAGGTGCGGGATTTGGCTTAGGGACCGGAATCCGCTTTTAATTTGCAGAAAATAAGTGAAATTTGATCGCTTATTGATGTGTTTATAGACTGTTTATCTATAAGGAATTTTGAATGAAGTATGAATTAAAAATAACCAGTGGTAATGCTCGTCGTGGTCGTTTGACATTTTCTCGTCCGAAAGGCGAATATGTGGTTGAAACACCGGCATTTATGCCAGTCGGTACATACGGTACGGTAAAAGGAATGACACCGGAAGAAGTAGCGGCAACCGGTGCGCAAATTTTATTAGGCAATACTTTCCATCTATGGTTACGTCCGGGGCAAGAAGTAATGAAATCACACGGTGATTTGCACGATTTTATGCAATGGCACGGTCCGATTTTAACTGACTCAGGCGGTTTCCAAGTATTTAGCTTAGGCAAATTACGTAAAATCAAAGAAGAGGGCGTAACCTTCCAAAACCCGATTAGCGGTGAGAAAATTTTCCTTTCGCCGGAAAAATCGATGGAAATTCAATACGATCTCGGCTCGGATATCGTGATGATCTTTGATGAATGTACGCCATATCCGGCTACTTTTGATTATGCAAAAAACTCAATGGAAATGTCATTGCGTTGGGCAAAACGTAGTCGTGATCGTTTCGATGAATTACAAAATCCACGTGCGTTATTTGGTATCGTACAAGGCGGTACCTACGAAGAACTGCGTAAGATTTCGGTTGAAGGCTTAGTTAATATCGGCTTTGACGGTTATGCGGTTGGTGGTTTAGCGGTAGGCGAACCAAAAGAAGAAATGCACCGTATCCTTGAATTTACCACGCCGTTATTACCGCAAGATAAACCCCGTTACTTAATGGGCGTGGGTAAACCAGAAGATTTGGTTGAAGGTGTACGTCGCGGTATTGATATGTTCGACTGCGTAATGCCGACACGTAACGCACGTAACGGGCATTTATTTGTGAGTAATGGTATTGTGAAAATTCGTAATGCGAAATACAAAACCGATACCACACCATTAGATCCGGAATGTGATTGCTACACTTGCAAAAATTATACAAAAGCGTATTTATATCACTTAGATAAATGCGGTGAGATTTTAGGCGCACGTTTAAATACGATCCATAATTTACGCTATTATCAACGCTTAATGGCACAGATTCGCCAAGCGATTGAAGAAGATCGTTTTGATGATTTTGTGGTGGAATTTTATGCCAAAATTGGCAAAGACGTTCCACCATTACAATCAGAAGTGAATAAGTAATTTAATTTTATCATGGCACAAGTACAGGCTTGTGCCTTTTTCTAATCATTTATTGCATAGAGAGGTTTTTATGCAACAACTTGAACCACAACAATTCGCCAGTTGGGCAGAGCCAATTGATATGTTGTACGCTTGCCACAGTAAGGTAAAACGTTTTTGTAAACAGTTACAAATATTGCCTGACTATCTGGCTAAAAATGGCGTTAACCAAGCGGTTAAAAATGATGTGCAACAAATTCTTAATTACTTTAACCTTTCCGCTCCGTTACACCATGAAGATGAAGAATGTGATTTCTTTCCTGCATTAATTCAAGTTCAGCCTCAGGCTCAGGCGGATATAGACGAATTAGAAAGCCAACACGAAGTGCTACACCAAAATTGGGCATTACTTGCCGAACAATTAGAAGCATTAGTGGCGGGCGAACGTAATGACATAGATCCGGAACTGATTGCACGCTTTGTGGCGGGATATGATGTACACATTGCGATTGAAGAACCGTTGTTTGAGCTTGGTCGAAAACATCTGGCACAATCAGAATTGGACAGTATGGGGAAAATTATGGCGAATCGCCGTAAAGCCGCATAAGTATGATTGATAGACATAATGCCTAAAAGTTATCAATTAGATTTACGTCAATACCGCTGTCCGCTACCGCTATTGATGACAAAAAAAGCATTGAATCAATTAGCACTAAACGAACAGCTGGTTCTATTGCTTGATTTGACGAGCAGTGTACAAGATTTTGAATTGTTCTGTGAGGAATGTGGTTATGATTTGGTCGTAGATGATCTGCATAGCCAATATCATTCGCTAACTATTCTCAAAAAGTAAGCGGTCAAATTTGTCGATACTTTTGTAAAAGTTATCTCAAAAATGGCCGCTTATTTATGACTTATTTCATCGGAATCACAATTGCCGGATCGGCTTTTGCTGGAATCTTTTCAATTACTTGCTTCAAGCCGTAATCATCTTTGTCGCTTTGATTACTAAATAAATCCGCTTGCGGATTAAGTTTTTCATTAGTAATGCCTATCCATTTTCCAATGCCGTCCGTAAAGTTTAAACCGGATTTAAACACTTTATAAACATGGCGTTCGGTATCATCGCTTGAAATTTTAAATAACGGCACGTCAAAGTGTAGTTTGCCTTGTGCGGTATTTAAAATATGAATCCCTTTTTCGTCTTCACTATGAATTAAACCATGATCCGAAAAATAAACCATGGAAAAACTTCTGCCGGTTTTCGCTTTATTTTGGTTTAACTCGTTATACAATTTTTCCAGTAATTCATCGGTTTTCTTCATCGAAGAAAGATAACAGTTCACGTTATGATATTTTTGTGCAATTTTGGTATCGTCAAAGATTTTCGGGTAATCGGTTAGGCGATCACAGGTAATCGGATGTGAGCCATATAAGTGTACCGCAATAAAACGCTTACCTTGTGCCGCTTGTGAAATGATCTGGCTGAATTTCGGCAGTAATGCGAAGTCACTGATATTTTGGCTAAATGAATCGCCTGACTTGAGGAAGATCTTCTCATCGCTTTTGTTTGCCAATGAAGAAATCGGCGTATCAAAACGCCCTAAATAGCCTTGGTTGGAAATCCAGTAAGTTTTAATGCCGGCAGATTTCACCAATTCAACTAAATTTAAGCGGTAATTACCTTCCCAAGTTTGTGTATTCGGTTTAGTGAGTAGCAATTTAAGTGAAGCGATAGTATTTGTCCCACCAGCAGTAAATCCGTCAATTAGCGTACCTTTTGCCTTACTCATAAACGGTGTATTTTCAACCGGATAGCCGTAAGCGTGATGATAATCTTTACGGGCACTTTCACCGATAACTAACACGTAATCATCATATTTTGAATCGCTAGAAAGTATGGATCTGCCCCATTCGGAAGGAATGGCAGTACTGTTATTTAGCGCTTCTAATTCCTGTTTCACCTTCATACTTTCACTAAAAAATTCGTGAAAGAATTTGAAGGGTGCAAGGCTAAATAGTGAAACCACTAATGAGCTAATAATAAATGCACGATTGTTCAAGAAATTAATCTGATGCTGTTTGGTAATTTTTCTGAAAAAAATGACCGCAAGTAAGATTCCGATAGCAATCAAATAATTGC of Actinobacillus arthritidis contains these proteins:
- a CDS encoding hemerythrin domain-containing protein, producing MQQLEPQQFASWAEPIDMLYACHSKVKRFCKQLQILPDYLAKNGVNQAVKNDVQQILNYFNLSAPLHHEDEECDFFPALIQVQPQAQADIDELESQHEVLHQNWALLAEQLEALVAGERNDIDPELIARFVAGYDVHIAIEEPLFELGRKHLAQSELDSMGKIMANRRKAA
- a CDS encoding phosphoethanolamine transferase: MTHKLTKQQVIYTFISLCLATFAGYFMLKGSGFFPTPNLIEILCAVILIIALGSSKLSYYALLLPITIGYMLYTPIGLSFGAPSYQYIASLFATDLLEGREFLTQLPISNYLIAIGILLAVIFFRKITKQHQINFLNNRAFIISSLVVSLFSLAPFKFFHEFFSESMKVKQELEALNNSTAIPSEWGRSILSSDSKYDDYVLVIGESARKDYHHAYGYPVENTPFMSKAKGTLIDGFTAGGTNTIASLKLLLTKPNTQTWEGNYRLNLVELVKSAGIKTYWISNQGYLGRFDTPISSLANKSDEKIFLKSGDSFSQNISDFALLPKFSQIISQAAQGKRFIAVHLYGSHPITCDRLTDYPKIFDDTKIAQKYHNVNCYLSSMKKTDELLEKLYNELNQNKAKTGRSFSMVYFSDHGLIHSEDEKGIHILNTAQGKLHFDVPLFKISSDDTERHVYKVFKSGLNFTDGIGKWIGITNEKLNPQADLFSNQSDKDDYGLKQVIEKIPAKADPAIVIPMK
- the cspD gene encoding cold shock domain-containing protein CspD: MEIGTVKWFNNVKGFGFITCEAVEGDIFAHFSEIQSEGYRSLKVGQKVQFELVNGERGASATKISLVE
- a CDS encoding DUF1439 domain-containing protein codes for the protein MKTVFRFLISGAILLCSLITNVHAFSISQQEINQYLETRLAEKIPLKDKVGIPGLFQLDYHLYNLSTEIGQTDKKKVAVSGVIEGILQAKGKKYDARIALNMDTMPYYDAEKGTLYLKDIRLLSYTATPAKYQDELQVFLPVLMDGLTNLLNHTPVYTLDENKAKEALVKKFGKAIVVEKGELRLETSVF
- the can gene encoding carbonate dehydratase — protein: MKQIERLFANNHAWATRMKDEQSDYFKQLAEHQKPTYLWIGCSDSRVPAEKLTGLGPGELFVHRNVANLVIHTDLNCLSVVQYAVDVLEIEHIIICGHTNCGGIQVAIGTVEDNGLISNWLLHIRDLWFKHSYLLGNLPSEQRANMLTRLNVAEQVYNLGRSSIVTAAWKRGKKLSIHGWVYDVNDGFLIDQGVIATSTETLEITYRKAIAKLATEVEDLIANKSPETPFSKDTANID
- a CDS encoding sulfurtransferase TusA family protein, whose amino-acid sequence is MPKSYQLDLRQYRCPLPLLMTKKALNQLALNEQLVLLLDLTSSVQDFELFCEECGYDLVVDDLHSQYHSLTILKK
- the tgt gene encoding tRNA guanosine(34) transglycosylase Tgt yields the protein MKYELKITSGNARRGRLTFSRPKGEYVVETPAFMPVGTYGTVKGMTPEEVAATGAQILLGNTFHLWLRPGQEVMKSHGDLHDFMQWHGPILTDSGGFQVFSLGKLRKIKEEGVTFQNPISGEKIFLSPEKSMEIQYDLGSDIVMIFDECTPYPATFDYAKNSMEMSLRWAKRSRDRFDELQNPRALFGIVQGGTYEELRKISVEGLVNIGFDGYAVGGLAVGEPKEEMHRILEFTTPLLPQDKPRYLMGVGKPEDLVEGVRRGIDMFDCVMPTRNARNGHLFVSNGIVKIRNAKYKTDTTPLDPECDCYTCKNYTKAYLYHLDKCGEILGARLNTIHNLRYYQRLMAQIRQAIEEDRFDDFVVEFYAKIGKDVPPLQSEVNK